TATTTGATTATAATTTTCCCGAAAAATTAACATGGGTTTCTAAAAGTAAAAAATATGGTGTAGATGGTTGGATAGAGTATAAAGAATTAAATAAGAAAAAAAGAGAAGCAAAAAAGAAGAAGAAGTAAATGGTATAAGATTGTAGAAAATCTTGAATAAATAATTGTCAAAGAGAGGTATTAGTATGAAAGAATATATTAAAAAACTTATTGAACATAGTAAAAATATTAAAGAGTTAAAGGAAAGTATGGAGAAAACAGTATATGAATTGGCTGATGAAGGCATTGGGAGAAGTGGTATTGATAGTTATGTAAGAATTATGGATGAAGAGATACACAAAGAAACTATGAATGTATGTAAATGTACTAGAGAAATACTTCTTATCAAACAAGCAGAAAATGAACAGCAGATTAAAGAAGTAGAAAAAAATGAAAGTAAAGTTGAAAATTTTTTTAAAAAAATAGATTTTAGTAATACATAACATTTAAAAAGAAAAAAGGAGCATTACTTCACGCTCCTACTTGTCAAAAATATAAAACTTTTATATACAAATATTATTATAACATAATTGATAGGAGTGTGTGAGTATGTCTAAAACTAAAAAAGAGTTTTTTAATGCAACTAAGAAACAACTTTCTAATTATAAACAATTAAGTACAAATATAATAAAATTGAAAAATGAAATACAAATGCTTAGAGATAATTCAGTTGGAGATTTGATGAAAGGTATAAGTTATGATAGTGTCAAAACAGGAAAAACAAACAAAACTAGTAATATGATTGAGGATGCTATTGTCAATGTATCAGACTTAATAATAGAAAAGGAAATAGAGTTATATGAAGCAGAAATAATTAAATCTACAATAGACTTAGCTATAAGGAATTTAAAACCTATACACAAACAAATTATAGAGTTTAGATATATTGAAGGCTTAGAATGGGCTTTGGTAGTTGATAAAGTATATTTAGAAGAAAGACAATTAAGAGAGAGAGCCAATCAAGCTATTAGTTCAATATCAATAGCATTATTTGGAAAGAAAGCATTAATAGAGCAAGAGCCACTTTTTGAATTGTTAGATTACAAACTAAGTTAAGCTACAAATTTTGATTGCCAAAACTATACCGTTTTTTTAATTTTAGACATGAGATAATAGTATTGTGGAAATGAAAGATTTCCCTCTCGAAACTAAATATATATTAGGCTAGGGTTAAGGGATTACTCTAGCTTATATGAACAGACTAGGCAGAGCATGAGGGTGCTGTTAGTTCAATTCTAACTATGTTCAAAAGATATTAATACACTATATGTAGCATTTGAATTGAGATTAGAATCTCATACAATTTTGTATCTTAATTCAGGTGTCTAAATCGAGTGGGGCTTGGTAACCTCACTCACCATGCAGGTGTTGGTACATTATTCTAGGTTCGATTCCTAGAACTTGCTCCCTTAATAATATGTATCCCCCATTAAAAAGGCTTAGATTAATTTCTAGGTCTTTTTTTATACAAAAAATTAAAAAAGGAGGTATTAAATTGAACAAAAGAGAAGTGGTTTATCTTAATTTAGAAGATATAAAACCTTATGAAAATAACCCTAGACGCAATGATGAAGCAATAGAAAAGGTTATTAAATCAATTGATGAATTTGGATTTACGAACCCAATTTTAGTTGATGAAGATAACATAATAATAGCAGGTCATACGAGGTATGAAGCGTCTAAACAATTAGAACTTAAACAAGTACCTTGCATAGCTCTAAAGAATCTAACAGAAGAGCAAATAAAAGCTTACAGGTTAATAGATAACAAGACTAATGAATTTTCCAGTTGGGATTATAATAAATTAGTTGATGAATTATATGACATAATTAATATTGATATGAAAGAGTTTAATTTTTATGTTAATGACTTTGAAGATTTGAATATTAGTGACAAGGATTTTACATTAGATGAAGAATTAGAAGAAAAAGAGAAAAAAGGGAAAATGGTGAAATGTCCACACTGCAATGGGGAGTTTGAAGTATAATGAGGATTTTTCTTGCTGCAACAAAAAGTGGAATGAATAAAGAATTAAGATTGGAAACAATAGAGAAATGTAAACCTCAATACATCTTAGAAACTTTTTTTAATAAAGAAAAAGCGTGTTTGGAAGCTATGAGTATAGTAGGAAATGAGAATTTTTTACTTGATAGTGGAGCTTTTTCTTTTATGAATGGTACAGAAATCTCAAAAGAAGAAATGGAAAACTACATTGATAGATATATTAAATTTATTAAAGATTACAATATAAAACATTTTTTTGAAGTTGATGTAGATTCTATATTTGGATTGGAGCAGGTGGAGAAATGGACTAAAAAAGTAGAGAATGAAGTAGGAAGACAATGTATTCCTGTCTGGCATAAAAATCGAGGAATTGAGTACTGGAAAAAACTATGTAGAGAGTACAAATATATTGCAGTTGGTGGTTTTGCAATAAATGATATAAAGAAACAAGAGTATCCTTTAATACAAAAAATGGTTGAGTATGCTTACCAAAAAGGTGTAAAAGTGCATGGTTTAGGCTTTACTAAGACAAAGATATTAAAATCATTTAAATTTTATAGTGTTGATAGCAGTAGTTGGACGATAGGAGCATCAATTGGTCAGCAACTTTATACTTTCAAAAATGGGGATATACATATAAGAAGGTTAGAAAAAGCAGGTAATAAGAAAACAGATTTAAAAAAACTGGTAGCTCATAGCATGTGCGAATGGGTTAAATATCAAAAATATATGGATGGAGTGAGATGGTGAAAAAGACAGAAAGAAATTTAACATTATTAAATTGTGTATTTGTAACAAGTCTAGTGATTTCTAATATTGTTGCAGGAAAGGTAATTAGCATATTTGGATTAATTGTTCCTGCCGCGGTCGTAGCATATCCGTTAACATTTTTATGTACAGATGTGATTGGGGAAATATGGGGCAAAGAAGAAGCTAACAGAACAGTCAGAAGAGGTATTTTAATGCAGTTATTCAGTCTTTTATTAATTACAGTAGCTATAGCCCTTCCAAGTGCAAGTTTTGCAACAGAGTATTCAAGCAATCTGAAAGTAGTGTTAGGGCAGAATGTAAGATTTGTATTAGCTAGTTTGACAGCTTATATATTAGCTCAATCAAATGATGTATTTATATTTCATAAGTTAAAAGACAAATTTAATGGAAAACATAAATGGTTAAGAAATAATGCTAGTACTATGTTAAGTCAACTAATAGACACAAGCATTTTCATAACTATTGGATTTTGGGGTACTGTACCAAGTCTAATAACTATGATAATGAGTCAATACGTGGTTAAGTTCTTCTTAGCTTTAGCAGATACGCCATTTTTCTATTTATTGACAAGAGAGGATAGAGAAGAAATAAAAGTAGACAAACAAGCTTCATAATAAAAAAATACGATTCAAACGAATATAGAAATAATGAGGTGGTGGTGTGGCAAAAGCTAGAAGCCCCAACAGGGATAAAGCACTTGATTTGTATATAGAACACAATGGAAATATAACAAATAGAGAAATATCAGAACTGTTAGAAGAAAATGAGAAAACTATTAGTAACTGGAAGTGTAGAGACAAGTGGAATGTAGTACTACGAAAAGGTGAATGTAGTACTACAAAGAAAAAGGGTGGTCAAATTGGCAATAAAAATGCTGTTGGCAGTGGAGCTCCAAAGGGCAATAAAAACAGGTTAAAAGATGGAATATATGAGAAAATATTCTTTAACACTCTAACAACAGAAGAAATAGAGTTAATAAAAAGTGAAAATAAAGATGAAATACACAGACTCGAACTAGAAATAAGCTTACTTACAGTTAGAGAACACAGACATATGAAAAGAATAAAACAGTATGAAGAAAAAGTTGATAAAATTACGCTAGAAAGCATAGACAAAAGAACTTTAAAGATAGAAGGTAATTTACTTAAAGATAATGAACAGACACAGACAGAAACTGTTACAAGAGCGGTTTCTATCTTTGAAAGAGTACAAAAGCTAGAAACTGAGTTAACTAAGATACAAAAAGAAAAAGCTAAGAATATTGAAAGATTACAAAAATTAAAAATGGATAAAAAGAGGTTTGAATTAGAAAATAATAATCTTGTTCAGAATGAAAGTGAAAATATATTCAAAGAATTATCTTTAGAAGAACTAAAAAGGCTGGCGAGTTTAGATGATTGATAATAAGTTAATAGCACTAGAAGCTAAGAAGGAGCTTGCAAGACGTGACTTCTTTTTTTATTGTAATTTAAGAGCTCCAAACTTTTATAAAAAAGATAGACAATATTTAGTTAACTTATGTCATGATTTCCAAAAGTTTTATGAAAGTAATGACGAAGTATTAATATTAAATTTACCACCTCGACATGGGAAAAGTAGAACAGCAGGATTATTTGTTGAATGGGTATTAGGTAGAAATCAAGAAGAAAAAATAATGACAGGCTCATACAATGAAACATTATCTACCATGTTTTCTAAAAATGTTAGAAATGCAATACAAGAAGTAAAAGCAGATATTTACAAACCTGTTTTTAATGATGTTTTCCCAAATGTTCACATAAAATATGGTGACAGTGCTATGAATTTATGGAGCTTAGAAAATGGATACAATAATTATCTAGCAACCTCTCCGACTGGCACGGCTACTGGTTTTGGTGCAACAATACTTTTGATAGATGATGTTATTAAAAATGCAGAAGAAGCCTACAACGAGAATGTTCTTGAAAAACATTGGGATTGGTTTACTAATACTATGTTATCAAGACTAGAGGAAAAAGGAAAGATAATAATTATAATGACTAGATGGTCTAGTAAGGACTTAGCTGGCAGAGCATTAGAACATTATAAAGAAGAAGGAAAGAAAGTAAAACATATTAATATGAAAGCATTACAGGAAGATGGCAACATGCTTTGTGAAGAAGTATTATCTCTAAATAGTTATAAGTCAAAAGTAAGAGCGATGGGCGAAGACATTGCAAGTGCTAACTATCAACAAGAGCCTATCGACTTAAAAGGATGCTTGTACACTAGATTTAAGACGTATGGCAAGCTTCCTACTGATGAAGGCAATCTACTATTTACATCTATTAAAGCTTATGTGGATACGGCAGATGAAGGAGCAGACTATTTATGCTGTATAATTTATGGAGTGTATAACAAAGAAGTATACATATTAGATGTCTTATATACAAAAGAAAGCATGGATATAACAGAATATAAAACAGCTAAGATGTTTTATGACAATAAAACTAATAAGGCAGATATAGAGTCAAATAATGGCGGTAGAGCGTTTGCAAGAAGTGTTCAAAGAATATTAAAAGAAAAATTCAACAGTAATAAAACAACAATAAAGTGGTTTCACCAGTCTAAAAATAAAAATGCTAGAATCTTATCTAATAGCTCGTGGGTAATGGAACATATATATTTACCATCTAATTGGAGAGATAAGTGGCCAGAGTTTTATAAGGCTATGGCATCTTATCAGAGAGAGGGTAAGAACAAACATGATGATGCACCAGATGCTATGACAGGAGTTGCAGAAAAGGCACTAAAAGGTCAAGGATTATCAGTATTTAAGTAAAAAATATAGGTGGTGGTGATGTGGAGTTAGAAAAAATAAGAGCAATAATAAATGCTGATATAGCTAGAAGGCAAGAGATATTACAAGCTAAATCATATTATTATAATGAAAATGATATTCTAAAAAAGGGTGTAGTTGTACAGAATAGAGATGAAAATCCGTTAAGAAATGCTGACAATAGAATTAGTCATAACTTTCATGAGATACTTGTTGACGAAAAAGCTTCTTATATGTTTACCTATCCAGTGCTTTTTGATGTTGATAATAACAAAGAATTGAATGAGAAGGTAACAGATGTCTTAGGAAATGAATTCACTAGAAAAGCTAAGAATTTAGCAATAGAAGCATCAAATTGTGGTACTGCATGGCTCCACTACTGGATAGATGAAGAATATAGCGAGGAACAAATAATCAGCCAAGAATTTAAATATGGTGTAGTGAATACAGAAGAAATTATTCCTATATATAGGAATGGTATTGAAAGAGAGTTAGAAACTGTTATAAGATATTATGTTCAGTTAGAAGATGTAGAAAGACAAATACAGAAACAACCATACACTTATGTTGAGTATTGGACTGACAAAACTTTAGATAAATATAAATTTTTAGGAATATCATGTTGTGGCTCGCAAATTGAACATATAACAGTACAACATAGATTTAATTCAGTACCTTTTGTTGAATTTGCTAACAATATAAAAAAACAAAGTGACTTATCTAAGTATAAAAAAATATTAGACCTATACGACCGAGTTATGAGTGGTTTTGCTAATGATTTAGAAGACATACAGCAAATAATATATATACTTGAAAATTTTGGTGGAGAAGATACCTCAGAGTTCTTAAAGGAATTAAAGAGATATAAAACAATAAAGACCGAAACTGATTCAGAGGGCGATTCTGGAGGTCTTAAAACTATGCAAATAGAGATACCTACAGAAGCACGAAGAATAATACTTGAAATCTTGAAAAAACAAATATATGAAAGTGGTCAAGGGTTACAACAAGATACTGAATCGTTTGGAAATGCTTCTGGAGTGGCACTTAAATTCTTTTATAGAAAGCTAGAATTAAAATCTGGACTCCTTGAAACCGAGTTTAGAACCTCTTTTGATAAGCTAATAAAAGCTATACTATATTTTTTAGGAGTTACAGACTATAAAAAGATACAACAGACTTACACAAGAAACATGATGTCTAATGACTTAGAGGATGCAGATATAGCTACAAAAAGCATGGGGATAATACCTACCAAAATTATTTTTAGGCATCATCCTTGGGTCGACGACCCCGAAGAAGCTGAGAGACTTTATTTAGAAGAAAAACAAGCACAAGTAGCTTCGGTTTCTGATGATTATAACTTTGACGATTTACCAAATAAAAAAGAGAATGTAGAGGGAAAAGAAAGTGTAAATGACACTATAGACAATGCAGAAGAAGTTGCAGGAAAAACTCTAAATGGTGCTCAGACACAATCACTAGTAGGTGTATTGACACAATTTTCAACAGGAACATTAACGCTAGGTCAAGCTATAAACGTAATATCTATAGCCATAGGTGTGACAAAAGATGAAGCTAAAAAAATACTTGAAGGTTCATTGTAGGTATTTAATATGAAAAATAATAATGTTGAGTACTGGAAAGTAAGAGAAAAGCAAAGATTAAATGCAAGGTTGAAAGATGAAAAAGAAGTCTTAAAGGAACTGGATAGGCAATATAAAATTGCAATGAAAAATATAGAGAAAGAAATCGCTAATTTATTTTATAAATATGCTGAACAAAATAAATTAACATATGCAGAAACACAAAAATATTTAACTAACAATGAGTTTAAAACATGGCGTATGGACATTAAGCAATATATTAAATTAATAGAACAAACTAGAAATGAAAGATTACTATTAGAACTTAATACATTAGCTATGAAGAGTAGAATAAATCGATTAGAGGAATTGTTTTATCAAATATCTAAAGAGATATATAATACATTTGACATTCAAAACAACAGAGTAGAAAAGCTATTAGAGGAATCTGTAAAAGACAGTTATTACAAAAGTATATATGAAACTCAAAAGTCTATAGGAGTTGGAGTTAGCTTTAGCAAACTTAATAAAGCAACTATAAAAGAAGTTATAAGTTATCCATGGTCAGGGAAAAATTTTTCACAAAGGATATGGAAAAACAGAGATTTATTAAGCGAAGTTATTAAAGAAGAAATTACTCAGATGGTAATAAGAGGAGAAGGTCTGAAAAAAGTTGTTAACAGAGTATCTGAGAGAATGGATTCTAGTTATGATAATACAATAAGATTAGTTCAAACAGAACATTCTCATTTTATGTCAGAAGCTGATAAAAGAGCATATGAAAGTCAAGGAGTAGATAAATATCAATTCTTAGCTACATTACAGGATAATACTTGTAAAAGATGCAGAAATATAGACATGAAAGTATATTTAGTTAAAGATGCTAAAGAAGGAGAAAATTATCCTCCACTGCATCCACGTTGCAGGTGTACGACTATACCATATTTCCAACATGAAGAAGAAATGAGAACAGCACGACTGCCAAAAGGCAAAACCTATGAAGTTCCAGCAAACTT
This sequence is a window from Clostridioides difficile. Protein-coding genes within it:
- a CDS encoding ParB N-terminal domain-containing protein: MNKREVVYLNLEDIKPYENNPRRNDEAIEKVIKSIDEFGFTNPILVDEDNIIIAGHTRYEASKQLELKQVPCIALKNLTEEQIKAYRLIDNKTNEFSSWDYNKLVDELYDIINIDMKEFNFYVNDFEDLNISDKDFTLDEELEEKEKKGKMVKCPHCNGEFEV
- a CDS encoding phage portal protein, whose translation is MELEKIRAIINADIARRQEILQAKSYYYNENDILKKGVVVQNRDENPLRNADNRISHNFHEILVDEKASYMFTYPVLFDVDNNKELNEKVTDVLGNEFTRKAKNLAIEASNCGTAWLHYWIDEEYSEEQIISQEFKYGVVNTEEIIPIYRNGIERELETVIRYYVQLEDVERQIQKQPYTYVEYWTDKTLDKYKFLGISCCGSQIEHITVQHRFNSVPFVEFANNIKKQSDLSKYKKILDLYDRVMSGFANDLEDIQQIIYILENFGGEDTSEFLKELKRYKTIKTETDSEGDSGGLKTMQIEIPTEARRIILEILKKQIYESGQGLQQDTESFGNASGVALKFFYRKLELKSGLLETEFRTSFDKLIKAILYFLGVTDYKKIQQTYTRNMMSNDLEDADIATKSMGIIPTKIIFRHHPWVDDPEEAERLYLEEKQAQVASVSDDYNFDDLPNKKENVEGKESVNDTIDNAEEVAGKTLNGAQTQSLVGVLTQFSTGTLTLGQAINVISIAIGVTKDEAKKILEGSL
- the terS gene encoding phage terminase small subunit, with translation MAKARSPNRDKALDLYIEHNGNITNREISELLEENEKTISNWKCRDKWNVVLRKGECSTTKKKGGQIGNKNAVGSGAPKGNKNRLKDGIYEKIFFNTLTTEEIELIKSENKDEIHRLELEISLLTVREHRHMKRIKQYEEKVDKITLESIDKRTLKIEGNLLKDNEQTQTETVTRAVSIFERVQKLETELTKIQKEKAKNIERLQKLKMDKKRFELENNNLVQNESENIFKELSLEELKRLASLDD
- a CDS encoding queuosine precursor transporter, whose amino-acid sequence is MVKKTERNLTLLNCVFVTSLVISNIVAGKVISIFGLIVPAAVVAYPLTFLCTDVIGEIWGKEEANRTVRRGILMQLFSLLLITVAIALPSASFATEYSSNLKVVLGQNVRFVLASLTAYILAQSNDVFIFHKLKDKFNGKHKWLRNNASTMLSQLIDTSIFITIGFWGTVPSLITMIMSQYVVKFFLALADTPFFYLLTREDREEIKVDKQAS
- a CDS encoding minor capsid protein, which produces MKNNNVEYWKVREKQRLNARLKDEKEVLKELDRQYKIAMKNIEKEIANLFYKYAEQNKLTYAETQKYLTNNEFKTWRMDIKQYIKLIEQTRNERLLLELNTLAMKSRINRLEELFYQISKEIYNTFDIQNNRVEKLLEESVKDSYYKSIYETQKSIGVGVSFSKLNKATIKEVISYPWSGKNFSQRIWKNRDLLSEVIKEEITQMVIRGEGLKKVVNRVSERMDSSYDNTIRLVQTEHSHFMSEADKRAYESQGVDKYQFLATLQDNTCKRCRNIDMKVYLVKDAKEGENYPPLHPRCRCTTIPYFQHEEEMRTARLPKGKTYEVPANLTYNEWYKEHVIKNIEVV
- the terL gene encoding phage terminase large subunit — its product is MDNKLIALEAKKELARRDFFFYCNLRAPNFYKKDRQYLVNLCHDFQKFYESNDEVLILNLPPRHGKSRTAGLFVEWVLGRNQEEKIMTGSYNETLSTMFSKNVRNAIQEVKADIYKPVFNDVFPNVHIKYGDSAMNLWSLENGYNNYLATSPTGTATGFGATILLIDDVIKNAEEAYNENVLEKHWDWFTNTMLSRLEEKGKIIIIMTRWSSKDLAGRALEHYKEEGKKVKHINMKALQEDGNMLCEEVLSLNSYKSKVRAMGEDIASANYQQEPIDLKGCLYTRFKTYGKLPTDEGNLLFTSIKAYVDTADEGADYLCCIIYGVYNKEVYILDVLYTKESMDITEYKTAKMFYDNKTNKADIESNNGGRAFARSVQRILKEKFNSNKTTIKWFHQSKNKNARILSNSSWVMEHIYLPSNWRDKWPEFYKAMASYQREGKNKHDDAPDAMTGVAEKALKGQGLSVFK